The sequence below is a genomic window from Mus musculus strain C57BL/6J chromosome 4, GRCm38.p6 C57BL/6J.
ccctCTGCTTCCACTCTTGCCCTGCTGTGGCCAAGCCTATCTTGAGCAGCTTCAGGAGTCTTTCCAATGTGTGGCGTGGGGACTGACACTCTCTAACTTAAGCCTCCAGGGGTTATCACTTCACTTCCAATGAAATCCAAGCTCCTGAGTGATCTGCAAATCCTGTGTGGTCTCCGATCAGTTACTTTCCCCTCGAACCTCTCATGCTAGCTCCGTCTCTGCATGCCAGAAACTCCACTCATGCTCCCATCCTACCCTTTGATCCTGCCTTAGACAGGCTCCCCGAGATcctggcatggctgccctctCCTCAGGACTGAGCTCTTACCTGGGGCGTCTCTGTGAGAGTTACTCAAGATGTTCTCCATCACATTAATGCATTCCACTACCTTCATGACACCTCACAGCCCCTTTGAAGAtgcctgcctcctgagggcttgtaacctctgacctctgcaattcctttttttttttttttttttttttttttgggttttcgagacagggtttctctgtatagccctggctgtcctggaacttatgcCACACTAAAATGCTGAGGCAGCATTATATGCAAATAGGTAAGTACGCATGGGCCAACGCATGCTTACAAAGCAGACTAAACACAAAAATACCCAGGTCTGAGCCAGCTTGgtcctttctccatctcctcttgACCCCTACTTGAACCCAGGCGGGCTTGGAGGAGTCGGGGTCTGCAGCTTGAACAGGGAAGGGGTTAATGGCCTCCAGGCTTCAGGCAGCGCCTACAGCTATGCCTGCAATTTCCTCTGGccattctttccctcctccttcccaagATTCCCGCCAAGAAGGCCTCCCCCTCACCCCAGCTCCAGcgtagggaggggaagggggttgGCCAGGAGAGTAAGCAGAAAGAAGAGGCCAGCTGCAGATCCCCCCCAGCGCACTTCGGTCCCAGCCTTGAGCCCAGGTGGAAGCACACGTGTGACTCTGGGCAGGTCCGGCTAGCAAAGCAAGCGAGGCTGTTCCCTAGCGCCGAGGCCCCCGCTGGGGTCTGCAATATGCTGGGACCTGGCTCACCGCCGAGTCCGACAATCATTAACCTTGGGTGACCACAGCAGCTGGACACACTCAGCCAGGGCACTGGGAGGAGGGGCTGAGAGATCCCTTCTCCGAGGAAAACCAATAAGGACGCGGGGGTGCCGGCTGCCTCTACTAGGTCTAGGAAGGTCTGGAAGGATGAAGGGGTTTGGACCCGCCTCATCCCAGGAGGAGCCAGGCACAGGAAAGTAGTTTGGAGCCTGCGCGCTAGAGTAAGAGCGTTGTGGGTTCAAATCCTGACCGTGTGGCAAAGGTCTTCAAGATCTTTGACTCAGTTTACTTCATTTGCAAATTGGAGATTTAATGGTAGCCACATTCCAGGGTTGGCTGGCTTAAATGAAGGGATGTCTACGGGAAGCGGGAGGGGAGGTAACCTGCCGCCAGGGGCTCCAGGCCTTAGGGATGTTTAGTAACTAATGTTGTTGTTAGTACTGGCGGGGGCGGACCCTGTGAGCGCCCTCCCCAGCGGCTTCCTGTAGGGGAGCAGGGGccgccccctctccccttcctccaggCGCTCTTCCTCCCCGCCTCtcctccccgccccgccccgtccCTCCTCTTTCCTCGGAGGAAACTTTCCGCCGGCTGGTCCGTCGCGGTGTCCGGCCGCACCGCCGTGCGAACCTGGTAAGGCGGACGGGGCGGCCCGGCCTGGGTGTATGCGGCCACCGGGGAGACGCCACTGCCGGGGCGAGGCTGCGGGACGCTGACGGGTGAGCGAGCCGGGCCGGCCGAGGCCCCGCGGGTGGAGGGGTGCAGGAGGGAGGTGGAAGGGGAGCCCGAGGCACCGCCTCGCCCTTCCGTGCGCTGGGCCTCGCCTGGGGACCCCACGAGGGGGCGGAGCGTGTGCGCCCTCTCCGCCGCTCCCGGGGATGGAGAGGCGTCTGCGGGGGAACAAGGACTAGCAGAGTCCAGATCTGCGATCCAGTGAGGCGAACCGCTCCCtcgccccaccaccaccccagggtGGAGGAGCTACGCGAGGAGCGAGCGCCTTGGGCTCTGGAAGACCTGACCTGGGTGACCTCGCAGGCTGACAGGCGAGCTGCATCCCAGCAGCATGGATGCCCCAAGAAGGGACATGGAGCTACTCAGCAACAGCCTGGCAGCCTATGCGCACATCAGAGGTGAGGGCCAGGCCTGGGGGCACGGAGCCCGTCCATCATAACCCAGGCAGCCCTCCACTCCTAGCTGCTCACCCTGTCCTTGCAGCCCTTCCGTTCCTTGCCCCAAGCCTAGCTAGACCCTGGATCTCTCCCAGATGGGACGACTCCAGCCTGTCAGGGCCCCCTGTGACCTCCGCTCCCTGCTCCCTAGCTAACCCCGAGAGCTTCGGCCTCTACTTCGTGCTTGGCGTCTGCTTCGGCCTGCTGCTGACCCTATGCCTGCTGGTCATCAGCATCTCCTGCGCGCCTCGCTCGCGACCCCGGACCCCTGCTCCGCGCCGGGACCCCCGGAGCAGCACCCTAGAGCCGGAAGACGAGGACGATGAGGAAGATGAGGACACCATGACGAGGCTGGGTCCCGATGACACGCTGCAGGGCCAGGAGCTGTCCACAGAGCCCGACGGGCCCCTTAGTGTCAATGTCTTCACGTCAGCAGAGGAGCTAGAGCGGGCACAGCGGCTGGAGGAGCGTGAACGAATCCTGCGGGAGATCTGGCGCACTGGGCAGCCAGACCTGCTGGGCAGTGGCACGCTCGGGCCCGGAGCCACGGCCACGCTGGGACGAATGCACTATTACTGACACCCGGCCCCTCAGCGTGGGGCCAGAGTACTGGATATGGGACTGCCTCAGGGCCTTCAAAAAACTGCCTCTGCCCCCAAATCTCTTTGGTGCTATTGGGCGTCACATCGCCGCCTGCTAAGCACTCTTCATAGGGCAGGTGTGGGTGGGAAAAGAATGCCAGCTCCCACCTTCTCCCGATAATAATGACCAATGAAAGGTAGTCTTGGCGACTCAGTCTCTCACTGGTTACTACTGCTTTCAGCAGGCCTCCAGGCTCCAGCCCTGCTGCAGGGGAGTTCCAGAGCTGTGGGAGTAACTTATTCCTTTTGCGGGTTGCACCCCCTCTGGGGGTCCAACCAGTGCATGCTTGTGATCACTTCACAGATCAAAGGAACAGACCCAGACACGCCTCTTGCACACAGGGCGGATACTATGAGCATTCCTCACAAATACGGTAGCCGGTGGCCGGAACTAGCCGGTGTTTGGACAAATGTCACCTAGTCCCCAGCACCTATGACCTGCCATAGGATGCCGTCATTGCAATCACAGGGAGGCCTAAGGCTCCAACTTTGATGCAAATTCTATTAGACTTAGTGACTGAGCAGATACTTCTAGGCCAAAAATCATTCCAAGTGACTGGGCACAGGAGTCCCTTTGCGCAGAGGCTAATTGGGAGGAGCTGGGCCCAGAGACGGCTGGCTCCACCCCTTTAGCACACAGCTGGCTCCCTGAATCCAGCCCAGAGTCCAGGCCCCTCCACCCTGCCTCTAGCATAGGGCTGGTCTCCGAAGGagactacccccacccccaaccatccGGTGGATAAAAATAGCCTTGCACAGGCCTTGAGAATGGTAATGGGAGCCACATGTTGGCCAGATGTGCCCAAGAGAGACTGCCAGGAATGCAGAAGGCAGTGTGCTGGCTGGCCCCGCCCCACAAGGACCAGACTGGCCTGAGtgttcagagttttttttttacttccatgGAGTTTGTCAAAGTTGTGTGCAAGGACCGGGGTGGCCCAAGCAGGATAGATGTCCCTCCAGGTTGGGTTGAGGTTCGGCCTGAACCTGCTCTCATTCTGTCTGTGTTTCCGTCTGTGTCTCTGCGTGTTTGAAGGATTTCCGGTTCCTCTGCATCATCTGAACCTAGGTGGGAGAGCGTCATCATGGACCAGGGCCTCCAGctacttccctcctccctcctgcgtCCGTCCTGTTCCACCCACCTCCGGCGACAGGAGCGTCTCAGTCTTCAGCTCCTCCCAGACATCCCCCATCTTCTGTCTGTGTACAGGGGGTTCAGGGTGAAACGCCggacccttccctcccttcccgcCCCACTCCACATTAGTTACTGCCCACTTACTCCAGCTTCAACTCCAGAAGCTCCAGCCGGCTTCTTAGCAACCCCACCTCTTCCTTTAAGGATTCCAACACATCCATGCGGTCATTCTTGCTCTTGGGAGAGGTTAGTGGGGTCAAGGGATGAAGTGTGGGAGCTTCTTCAGGGACTGGCATCTGCTGGATAGTGTGTGgcacttggggggtgggggctgactCTTGGGGAAGCACCTGCTTTTGGGGACCCGCCCTTTCAGAAGGCAGCTTTTTGGGGAGTGCCTTGTTTAGGGTCCTCTCATCTTTGGCTAGTGGCTCCTCTAAAAAATTGGCCTCCTCCATGGCAGACACATCCTCAGCCTTGGACTGGGCTGGGAAGGAGCCGTTCACCTGTCTCACGCGACAGCAGGACCTCTCTGAGGAGTCAGGCGGTGGGGAGTACTCTCCTGGCACCTGGATGTTATTTGAGGGTGCAGGAGACTCAGGCCTCTGTGTGGATCCCCCCTGAGGCAAGTGCTGGCATTGATCGTTGTCTCTAGAaggctcctttttaaaaatcatgtgctCTGGAGTCAAGATCTTTACTAATGCAGGGGCAGTGTCCTCATGGAGGGCCATCTTCAGGTCAAGGGCTTCATCCTTAGCTGGCTTATTCCCAGAAAGGGTGCTCTCTGGAGTGCCAGCCTTGTCCAGAGTGGTATCCTCTGTAGCAGGAATTTTGTCAGAATCTGGGGCTTTCTTTGGAACGGGGTCCTTTGGAatggagactttgtcaggagccggGATCGTCTCTGGGGCAAGGACCTTATCTGGAAGTCGAGTCTTCTCTGGAGTCGGGGTTTTACTCCTGGAGGGGCCCTTTCCTGGGCTTTTCTGTTCATCCTCCTGTGGTGATGGTGGGATGGGGTCTCGGTTGGAAGCTGGGTCCCCCAGAGGAGCTTCCTTGTTCCCTTGGGGTCTTTCACCCTTCCACAACACACCTGTGGGAGCCATCTCCTCCCAGGAATGCCCTCTCCCACGTAGCTGGCCCCTCACCTGACTGGATGCAGAGTGCTGTTGGGAAGCCTGGGTTCTGGATCCCTTTCTCCCAGGCTGCCTGGGTCCCCCATTGAGGCAGCTGCCATTGAAGCCTATGAGAGAAGAGCTTCGGGTACCCACGCTCATCTCTATCCCTCAACACAACCACCCAACCTTCCACTTGTCTAGGAAGCCCTTACCAGAGTTCCGGGAGGGGCGTTTCTGGCTGTCTCCACTGGGTGTTGAAAGTGTCCTGGAACACACGAGCAACTTGTGAGTCGGGCAGGAGGAGTCTCTCTGCACCTCCTCCAGCCTCAATGCCCCGTCCTCCTTACTTGGCTCTGCCCGGTGCAGAGGCCGCTGCTGCCAGCTTCTTTACAGTAGGTAGAGATGATTTAGGCAtcagtttctttgtttccttaATAGGAgctgagaagagaaagatgagttGTGTCCATCTGTCCAAGTCCTTGCCTCTGTGTGTCTTGTGCTGTGCACAGAAGACTCAACAGGTGGTGATTTCTACCTGACTTGGGAGATCACCTTTAGGGAACTGCGAAGCACCCCATCCGGacacagcaggcagcaggagaggCTGTGTGTGCAGGGGAGAGCACTCTCCTGACAGGCTTTGATTCGATGTTTGAAGTTtagtccttatttttttttatggatcaccaacaaccccccccccccatatctgcAACAAAGCTGTTTTTCcctaaggcagggtctcacaatgtagctctgccatcctggaactcactatgtagaccagggtggcctctccgcctgcctctgtctcccaagtgccccTTAGGAGTAAAGCCTGCGCCACTGCACTCAGCCTGAATCCCCACTTTCTGATCGCACTTCAGCCTCTCTTGCCGTCTCACGCCTTTTTAAACGATCTCACCCAGTCTTAAAGAGTTAAATC
It includes:
- the Eva1b gene encoding protein eva-1 homolog B isoform X2, with the protein product MDAPRRDMELLSNSLAAYAHIRANPESFGLYFVLGVCFGLLLTLCLLVISISCAPRSRPRTPAPRRDPRSSTLEPEDEDDEEDEDTMTRLGPDDTLQGQELSTEPDGPLSVNVFTSAEELERAQRLEERERILREIWRTGQPDLLGSGTLGPGATATLGRMHYY
- the Eva1b gene encoding protein eva-1 homolog B isoform X1, giving the protein MPQEGTWSYSATAWQPMRTSEVRARPGGTEPVHHNPGSPPLLAAHPVLAALPFLAPSLARPWISPRWDDSSLSGPPVTSAPCSLANPESFGLYFVLGVCFGLLLTLCLLVISISCAPRSRPRTPAPRRDPRSSTLEPEDEDDEEDEDTMTRLGPDDTLQGQELSTEPDGPLSVNVFTSAEELERAQRLEERERILREIWRTGQPDLLGSGTLGPGATATLGRMHYY
- the Sh3d21 gene encoding SH3 domain-containing protein 21 isoform X3; its protein translation is MEVLVLARYRAQTEDELSLAPGDVIRQIPEALRGVTESRPRFPRRSRRHPINSRDPQRWCRVNFNYSPEQADELTLQTGEILEVIKEIEDGWWLGEKNGQLGAFPSNFVELLDSGPPSLGNTDIPPITPNSQRPPKLSNLTYDSPPDYLRTVSCPETCRVLFDYQPEAPDELALQKGDLVKVLRKTTEDKGWWEGECQGRRGVFPDNFVIPPPPIRKLIPRKIISRESAPIKETKKLMPKSSLPTVKKLAAAASAPGRAKTLSTPSGDSQKRPSRNSGFNGSCLNGGPRQPGRKGSRTQASQQHSASSQEDEQKSPGKGPSRSKTPTPEKTRLPDKVLAPETIPAPDKVSIPKDPVPKKAPDSDKIPATEDTTLDKAGTPESTLSGNKPAKDEALDLKMALHEDTAPALVKILTPEHMIFKKEPSRDNDQCQHLPQGGSTQRPESPAPSNNIQVPGEYSPPPDSSERSCCRVRQVNGSFPAQSKAEDVSAMEEANFLEEPLAKDERTLNKALPKKLPSERAGPQKQVLPQESAPTPQVPHTIQQMPVPEEAPTLHPLTPLTSPKSKNDRMDVLESLKEEVGLLRSRLELLELKLEQKMGDVWEELKTETLLSPEVQMMQRNRKSFKHAETQTETQTE
- the Sh3d21 gene encoding SH3 domain-containing protein 21 isoform X2: MEVLVLARYRAQTEDELSLAPGDVIRQEIPEALRGVTESRPRFPRRSRRHPINSRDPQRWCRVNFNYSPEQADELTLQTGEILEVIKEIEDGWWLGEKNGQLGAFPSNFVELLDSGPPSLGNTDIPPITPNSQRPPKLSNLTYDSPPDYLRTVSCPETCRVLFDYQPEAPDELALQKGDLVKVLRKTTEDKGWWEGECQGRRGVFPDNFVIPPPPIRKLIPRKIISRESAPIKETKKLMPKSSLPTVKKLAAAASAPGRAKTLSTPSGDSQKRPSRNSGFNGSCLNGGPRQPGRKGSRTQASQQHSASSQEDEQKSPGKGPSRSKTPTPEKTRLPDKVLAPETIPAPDKVSIPKDPVPKKAPDSDKIPATEDTTLDKAGTPESTLSGNKPAKDEALDLKMALHEDTAPALVKILTPEHMIFKKEPSRDNDQCQHLPQGGSTQRPESPAPSNNIQVPGEYSPPPDSSERSCCRVRQVNGSFPAQSKAEDVSAMEEANFLEEPLAKDERTLNKALPKKLPSERAGPQKQVLPQESAPTPQVPHTIQQMPVPEEAPTLHPLTPLTSPKSKNDRMDVLESLKEEVGLLRSRLELLELKLEQKMGDVWEELKTETLLSPEVQMMQRNRKSFKHAETQTETQTE
- the Sh3d21 gene encoding SH3 domain-containing protein 21 isoform 1 (isoform 1 is encoded by transcript variant 1), encoding MEVLVLARYRAQTEDELSLAPGDVIRQVCAGPARGWLLGELRGRRGRFPKRLVQEIPEALRGVTESRPRFPRRSRRHPINSRDPQRWCRVNFNYSPEQADELTLQTGEILEVIKEIEDGWWLGEKNGQLGAFPSNFVELLDSGPPSLGNTDIPPITPNSQRPPKLSNLTYDSPPDYLRTVSCPETCRVLFDYQPEAPDELALQKGDLVKVLRKTTEDKGWWEGECQGRRGVFPDNFVIPPPPIRKLIPRKIISRESAPIKETKKLMPKSSLPTVKKLAAAASAPGRAKTLSTPSGDSQKRPSRNSGFNGSCLNGGPRQPGRKGSRTQASQQHSASSQEDEQKSPGKGPSRSKTPTPEKTRLPDKVLAPETIPAPDKVSIPKDPVPKKAPDSDKIPATEDTTLDKAGTPESTLSGNKPAKDEALDLKMALHEDTAPALVKILTPEHMIFKKEPSRDNDQCQHLPQGGSTQRPESPAPSNNIQVPGEYSPPPDSSERSCCRVRQVNGSFPAQSKAEDVSAMEEANFLEEPLAKDERTLNKALPKKLPSERAGPQKQVLPQESAPTPQVPHTIQQMPVPEEAPTLHPLTPLTSPKSKNDRMDVLESLKEEVGLLRSRLELLELKLEQKMGDVWEELKTETLLSPEVQMMQRNRKSFKHAETQTETQTE
- the Sh3d21 gene encoding SH3 domain-containing protein 21 isoform X1 is translated as MEVLVLARYRAQTEDELSLAPGDVIRQVCAGPARGWLLGELRGRRGRFPKRLVQIPEALRGVTESRPRFPRRSRRHPINSRDPQRWCRVNFNYSPEQADELTLQTGEILEVIKEIEDGWWLGEKNGQLGAFPSNFVELLDSGPPSLGNTDIPPITPNSQRPPKLSNLTYDSPPDYLRTVSCPETCRVLFDYQPEAPDELALQKGDLVKVLRKTTEDKGWWEGECQGRRGVFPDNFVIPPPPIRKLIPRKIISRESAPIKETKKLMPKSSLPTVKKLAAAASAPGRAKTLSTPSGDSQKRPSRNSGFNGSCLNGGPRQPGRKGSRTQASQQHSASSQEDEQKSPGKGPSRSKTPTPEKTRLPDKVLAPETIPAPDKVSIPKDPVPKKAPDSDKIPATEDTTLDKAGTPESTLSGNKPAKDEALDLKMALHEDTAPALVKILTPEHMIFKKEPSRDNDQCQHLPQGGSTQRPESPAPSNNIQVPGEYSPPPDSSERSCCRVRQVNGSFPAQSKAEDVSAMEEANFLEEPLAKDERTLNKALPKKLPSERAGPQKQVLPQESAPTPQVPHTIQQMPVPEEAPTLHPLTPLTSPKSKNDRMDVLESLKEEVGLLRSRLELLELKLEQKMGDVWEELKTETLLSPEVQMMQRNRKSFKHAETQTETQTE
- the Sh3d21 gene encoding SH3 domain-containing protein 21 isoform X5, which codes for MVQSELQLQPRAGRRADASNWGDFGSDKGGLGNTDIPPITPNSQRPPKLSNLTYDSPPDYLRTVSCPETCRVLFDYQPEAPDELALQKGDLVKVLRKTTEDKGWWEGECQGRRGVFPDNFVIPPPPIRKLIPRKIISRESAPIKETKKLMPKSSLPTVKKLAAAASAPGRAKTLSTPSGDSQKRPSRNSGFNGSCLNGGPRQPGRKGSRTQASQQHSASSQEDEQKSPGKGPSRSKTPTPEKTRLPDKVLAPETIPAPDKVSIPKDPVPKKAPDSDKIPATEDTTLDKAGTPESTLSGNKPAKDEALDLKMALHEDTAPALVKILTPEHMIFKKEPSRDNDQCQHLPQGGSTQRPESPAPSNNIQVPGEYSPPPDSSERSCCRVRQVNGSFPAQSKAEDVSAMEEANFLEEPLAKDERTLNKALPKKLPSERAGPQKQVLPQESAPTPQVPHTIQQMPVPEEAPTLHPLTPLTSPKSKNDRMDVLESLKEEVGLLRSRLELLELKLEQKMGDVWEELKTETLLSPEVQMMQRNRKSFKHAETQTETQTE
- the Sh3d21 gene encoding SH3 domain-containing protein 21 isoform X4 produces the protein MEVLVLARYRAQTEDELSLAPGDVIRQVCAGPARGWLLGELRGRRGRFPKRLVQEIPEALRGVTESRPRFPRRSRRHPINSRDPQRWCRVNFNYSPEQADELTLQTGEILEVIKEIEDGWWLGEKNGQLGAFPSNFVELLDSGPPSLGNTDIPPITPNSQRPPKLSNLTYDSPPDYLRTVSCPETCRVLFDYQPEAPDELALQKGDLVKVLRKTTEDKGWWEGECQGRRGVFPDNFVIPPPPIRKLIPRKIISRESAPIKETKKLMPKSSLPTVKKLAAAASAPGRAKTLSTPSGDSQKRPSRNSGFNGSCLNGGPRQPGRKGSRTQASQQHSASSQEDEQKSPGKGPSRSKTPTPEKTRLPDKVLAPETIPAPDKVSIPKDPVPKKAPDSDKIPATEDTTLDKAGTPESTLSGNKPAKDEALDLKMALHEDTAPALVKILTPEHMIFKKEPSRDNDQCQHLPQGGSTQRPESPAPSNNIQVPGEYSPPPDSSERSCCRVRQVNGSFPAQSKAEDVSAMEEANFLEEPLAKDERTLNKALPKKLPSERAGPQKQVLPQESAPTPQVPHTIQQMPVPEEAPTLHPLTPLTSPKSKNDRMDVLESLKEEVGLLRSRLELLELKLEFR